The Pseudomonadota bacterium genome contains the following window.
CCGATCGCGCTTACGTTGGGAACCAGGTCGACGACCTTGTCGATCATCAGGAACGGATAGCGGTGCGGGATCATCTGCATGATCCGCTCGACATCGATGGTCTCGATCGTGTCGCCTGTCTGTGGATTGATGTCCTTGGCCGGCTGCTTGTTCATGCCCCCATTCACCCTCTTTTCGTCAGGCGCCTGACGGCGGCGACCTGACGCCAGAAATCCTTGATCGGGATCGCCGGCTGCCCAAGATACGTACCGCCCGCCGCGAGGTCCTCGCTAGCCCCCGACAAAGCCCCGATCCGCACGCCATCGCCGATCTTAACATGGTTGGCGACACCCACCTTACCACCCAGCATGGCAAAGTCGCCGACCTGAACGCTCCCTGCCACGCCGACCTGGCCGGCCAGAATACAGCCACGCCCTATCTTCACGTTATGGGCGATCTGCACCTGATTATCAATCATCGTGCCGCGCCCGATCACCGTATCGCCGGTGGTGCCGCGATCGACGGTCGAGTTGGCGCCAATCTCGACATCATCCTCGACAATGACGCGGCCGGTATGGGGGATCCGGACCGGCCCCTCCGGTCCGACCGCAAAACCGAAGCCCTCGGTACCGACACGGGCGCCAGCATAAATGTTAACCCTGTTTCCAATCAGGCAACATTCCAGCGTCGCGCTCTGACCAACCCGGCAATCATCACCGAGCTTGACGCCCGGGCCCACATAGGCACCCACCCCGACATGACATCGCGCGCCCAGTTGGGCGCCGGAGGAGATGACCGCGAAGTGATCGATACGGCAGTCTTCGGGCACCGCGCAGCCGGGTTCGACGACCGCGGTCGGTGCAACACCGGGCTCAGGCGGCGCCGGCGCATAGAACATGCGCGCGGCAAGCGCGAAGCTCAGATAGGGCTCGCGGCACAGCACCAGGGCTGTCCCCGCTGGCGCCCGCTCGGCCATGGCGGGCGCAATCAGGCACGCACCGGCCGACGTCTCGGCAAGATCATCAAGGTATTTCTTGTTGTCCAGGAAGCTCAGATTGTCAGAGCCTGCCTCGTCAAGCGGCGCGATGTCCGCGATCATCAGCTCGCCGGCCGCACCATCGGCAAGTTCGCCACCAACCGCTTCGGCTATCTGGGACAACGAAAACGGTCCGGCACGCTCGAAGAACCGCGGATCGGACAAATCAGTTCTCTTCGACGCTGATGGTGATGGTCGGGACGCGCTGGTCCAGTTCGGACAACACATCATTCGTGATGTCTAGTTCCCGGCTTCCCACCAGGATCTGTGCCTGAGGCAAGATCAGATCATAGCCGCGCTCTTCGACCATCTGCTGCAGTATCTCGATGATCGCCACGCGGATCTGATCGAGTCCCTCGCCATAGGCTTCGTCCAGGGTGCGCTGGCGCTCGCGGACGTCACGCTGAAACTCGATTACCTCTTCCTCGAAGGCGCGCCGTCGCTCGGCAAACGTCTCCGGCGCCAGGATCGCGGACTGTTCCTGAAGCTCCTGTTCCTGCTGACGCAGCGCCTGCTCGCGCTCCGCCACCACGGCGGCGAGCGATGACCGCAGTTCCGTGAGCTGGCGCTCCAAACTCGCGCCCGCCGTTGACTCGCGCAACAGGCGTTGCACATCGGCGATGGCGATCACCGTGGGTTCGGCTTCCTGCGCCTGGGCAGACATAGTCACGGTGCCGGCGGCCAAGACAGCGCACACGATCACGAGACTGCAGGACTTCATGATCCTGGTCACCCGGGACATCAGAACGAGGTTCCGAAGCTGAACCTGAAGAATTCGGTCTTGTCATAGGGTTCGTCGACAACCGCTTGGGCAAAATCGAGGCGCAACGGGCCGAATGGAGATTGGTAGGCCAGGCCGACGCCGACGGAGCCGCGGACAGACTTGTCGTCGGCGACCTCAGGACCGGTCGAATCCGAATCATAAAGCGTGCCCCAGTCGGTGAAGACGCTTCCGGAGAGACCCAGTTCCTTGGGCAGTCCCAGCGGTACGGTCAGCTCCAGGGAGCCCGTCCAGAAGAAGTTACCGCCCAGGGCGTCGTCGGTTGTCAGGTCGCGAGGACCGATACCCGCCGGCTCAAAGCCACGCAGGCTGGCGCCACCGACAAAGAAACGATCGGTGATCCTGACATCTTCATCGTCCAAGCCGAAGATGTAGCCCGTTTCGGTCTTCACAATGCCCGTCCAGTCGACGGCGAACGGGTAGTAATACGTGAAGCCCAAGCGATTGCGTAGGTACTTCACATCGCCGCCTAGACCGGCGAGGTCCGTGCCTTGCTGCAACAGGTAGCCGCTAGTCGGATTCAACGGATCGTTGCGCCGGTCGTAGTCAAGCTGCTGGCCGATGGCCGATGTCAGCGCCGTGCCTTCCTGCTCGCGGATAAGGCGCGATGCGTCGGGCTCGACATCCTCGATCGTCACCTCGTTCAGCGTGTAGTACCAGGTGTTGTCCAGGTGTTCGGTGATCGGGAACTTCGTACGCAGAACGAAACCCAGGTTTTCCTGTGTGAACGACGCCTCGTCCTGC
Protein-coding sequences here:
- a CDS encoding 3-hydroxyacyl-[acyl-carrier-protein] dehydratase FabZ; protein product: MNKQPAKDINPQTGDTIETIDVERIMQMIPHRYPFLMIDKVVDLVPNVSAIG
- the lpxD gene encoding UDP-3-O-(3-hydroxymyristoyl)glucosamine N-acyltransferase: MSDPRFFERAGPFSLSQIAEAVGGELADGAAGELMIADIAPLDEAGSDNLSFLDNKKYLDDLAETSAGACLIAPAMAERAPAGTALVLCREPYLSFALAARMFYAPAPPEPGVAPTAVVEPGCAVPEDCRIDHFAVISSGAQLGARCHVGVGAYVGPGVKLGDDCRVGQSATLECCLIGNRVNIYAGARVGTEGFGFAVGPEGPVRIPHTGRVIVEDDVEIGANSTVDRGTTGDTVIGRGTMIDNQVQIAHNVKIGRGCILAGQVGVAGSVQVGDFAMLGGKVGVANHVKIGDGVRIGALSGASEDLAAGGTYLGQPAIPIKDFWRQVAAVRRLTKRG
- a CDS encoding OmpH family outer membrane protein, which encodes MKSCSLVIVCAVLAAGTVTMSAQAQEAEPTVIAIADVQRLLRESTAGASLERQLTELRSSLAAVVAEREQALRQQEQELQEQSAILAPETFAERRRAFEEEVIEFQRDVRERQRTLDEAYGEGLDQIRVAIIEILQQMVEERGYDLILPQAQILVGSRELDITNDVLSELDQRVPTITISVEEN